A window from Danio aesculapii chromosome 6, fDanAes4.1, whole genome shotgun sequence encodes these proteins:
- the ccdc174 gene encoding coiled-coil domain-containing protein 174, producing MDKRKQPYSVTASSLVDLKAELYRKQEQFKHDRLGQDAGGGAQKSKTKIKKPNIWSKQNEGVNARAQKDVQQTTEEENTLDKSRQKLEEKARLYEQMTKGDFPDEETESLFLVDFTQKIINQRNEPQTCTADRDGEDSDVKVPVPPPQNTNEEWVDYVDALGRSRRCLRKDLPDFQKMDEDLHNKRVTGADKHLLSEDMRREMQREEWEREEEEQMKRPVGPIHYENIRDQEARELGVGYFAFAHDEDQRRKQRETLDMLRDQTTEQRSKREQLKEKRKALLEARLAKVRMRRMKNGKMELGDEQVAPAADGAENDEDDKDEGLVGPLAPAKVQKVEVEIQERKDTKPGVPHVREWDRGKEFSWGQWTSRRREERDSEFAPPSAYFAEDRRANTSRGGQSKGKHAFKWPESQSAAEGHTENTSNPIYASEMPTYKQPSQTQTAQTQSLDDLLSYYKHST from the exons TAAGCACGACAGActtggccaagatgcaggaggagGTGCACAGAAGTCCAAGACAAAGATAAAA AAGCCTAATATCTGGAGTAAACAGAATGAAGGAGTCAATGCTCGAGCACAGAAGGACGTTCAGCAAACGACTGAAGAAGAAAACACACTAGATAAATCTAG GCAGAAACTGGAGGAAAAGGCACGTCTTTATGAACAAATGACGAAAGGAGATTTCCCAG ATGAGGAGACAGAAAGTCTTTTTCTGGTGGACTTCACCCAGAAGATCATCAACCAGAGGAATGAGCCACAGACATGCACTGCAGACCGAGATGGAGAGGACTCTGATGTGAAAGTGCCCGTTCCACCTCCACAGAACACAAATGAGGAATG GGTGGACTATGTTGATGCGTTGGGACGTTCTCGAAGATGTCTAAGGAAAGACCTACCAGATTTTCAGAAAATGGATGAAGATCTTCACAATAAGAG GGTGACTGGTGCTGACAAACATCTGTTGTCTGAAGACATGAGGAGAGAAATGCAGAGAGAAGAGTgggagagagaggaggaggagcagaTGAAGAGGCCTGTCGGACCCATTCACTATGAAAATATTAGAGACCAAG AGGCCAGAGAGCTGGGTGTTGGGTATTTTGCTTTTGCTCATGATGAAGACCAACGCAGAAAACAGAGAGAAACGTTAGACATGCTGAGAGACCAG ACCACTGAGCAGCGCAGCAAACGTGAGCAGCTAAAAGAGAAGCGGAAAGCTCTGCTCGAGGCCCGACTTGCTAAAGTGAGGATGAGAAGGATGAAGAATGGCAAGATGGAGTTAGGGGATGAACAAGTTG CTCCTGCAGCTGATGGTGCTGAGAATGATGAAGATGACAAAGATGAAGGTTTGGTTGGACCTCTTGCTCCTGCAAAAGTGCAGAAAGTGGAGGTGGAGATTCAGGAGAGAAAAGACACCAAACCTGGCGTTCCTCATGTACGAGAGTGGGACAGAGGCAAAG AGTTTTCCTGGGGTCAGTGGACCAGTCGGCGTCGAGAGGAGCGAGACTCAGAGTTTGCTCCTCCCTCCGCTTATTTTGCAGAGGACAGGAGGGCTAATACCAGCAGAGGAGGGCAGAGCAAAGGAAAACATGCCTTCAAGTGGCCTGAATCCCAAAGCGCAGCAGAAGGACACACAGAGAACACATCTAACCCTATATATGCTTCTGAGATGCCCACATATAAACAGCCTTCTCAAACACAGACTGCTCAAACACAGAGTCTGGACGACCTGCTGTCGTACTACAAACACTCCACATGA